DNA sequence from the Phocoena sinus isolate mPhoSin1 chromosome 9, mPhoSin1.pri, whole genome shotgun sequence genome:
aaatttagatatgagataaatataagaaatatctATTCTTTAAGGCAAGAGTTATTTATGGCAGTCATAGCCAGAAGATAGCAATATGTCACCAGCATGACTAATCACAGAAGAAACATGACCACACAGGTCAAGCCAAATAACTACAgctaaaggaggaaggaaaccaCCAGGCATCACTAGTGACCAGAAACAGAGCCAGCAGTTTAGCTAAGGAAGGCGATGAATATACTGGGTCCTGGGAGCTGCACCCTCACCTGAAGGTCGAAGAAATCCAGGCTGTAGGCTAATGAGACTATTCAAGCTTCCTTCACCTGTCCTCTGGAATTGAAGTGAAAACAGCTCCCCTCTTCAGAGCCCTGATCAGTGAGCTTGTTTCATAGCCAAGAATCCTCCCGTGGGGAAGAGACCTCTTGTCAGAGAGGCAGTGTGGTCTGGAAGAAGGAGATTTCAAATTCTACATGAGAAACAGTGCTGCCACTAACAAagtgtgtgagttttggcaaTCAAGTCATATTTTCTGGTTTTACTTGttaaatatgaattataaaaatagCTCCGTAGTCACAAGATTGAGGACGAAATGCGATAATGACTGAAGAAAAAGTTAAGACGAGCCATAACTAGGTGTTAAactataaaatgtataatacTACCTTTACTCCTGGTAATGAAGTCATTTCACAACACTCTGTGGTGCAAGAGGAAAGACCTTGCCTTCTGGTGTTAATGTAGTTTCACCAAAACAGCCAATAAATTCCACTCACCCCTACCTACCTCCTACCTACTAATCTACCTCTTGACTGGTGGGACAAGAGCTGAAGGCAAACAACCAGCAGAGTTCCGTCCTGCTCTGTGAATCACAGGAGTCGGTAGTTGGGTTCTTGCTAGCGCGCACGGGACCTGTCTGTCCTGGCAGACGCAACAAACCAGATCCCTCCAGAGCCCCATACCCATTGTgctatatatacatttctttctgTCCAGAATTTACCATCTCGCTCATGATAATTAAGAATGAACCTTGTAACCAAAACCTTGATCTCAGTGAGGATAAGATCCATGCGGCGCTCAGCTTTGCATCCTTGGTTCACAGCAGGATACCTCGAATGCAGTAGGTTCAGTAAATGTAAGAAGTGGAACAGGGTCCAAGCACTCATGACACTTGATTTCCACCACAGAACTGGAATTCTTTGACTGAGGTGTTTGTTCAGCTACCCTCTTACTGCACCCCACTGCCAAACGAGGCTTTGAAAAATTGGATAGATCTTTTCCCAAAGTCTCCAGGTGAGCAGACAACGTATTTTTtgactggtattttttttctatattgaaaatattaaaatataatctgcACTTTGGTTTTGGAGATCCACCAGGTATAAATGGACTTGGTTAAATAAATGGACACAGGCAAATCTATTTAAATCACTGCACTTAACCAAGCCAAGGTTTTCAAATTAGGGTAACCACGAATAGGGGTGTTAACAGCTAGAATAGCAGAGAGCCGTTTTGCTGAACTTCGATGTCTAGAAACATGTACTAACAATCCACAGGGATACGTTTGCATTCCATACTCATTTTCCTATCGTCTGACCCCATCTTCTTCCATTCTCACATTGGTACCAGATAGCAACCCATTCCACATAGCCACACTTGTCCAAATAAATAGCCATTTACTAATCTGTAAAGGAACCCGGAAGGAAagatggataaaataaataagtaaatgtacagagagagaaaaaatgatataaaatgactGTGTAGATagatgattaaaacaaaaagcatGGTAACAAAAGGGAGACAGTAACAAGGGAGGAGTTAGGGATTGTTAAATTAATACTCACTGgaattataaacaaaattgatttctTTACTTATTAAGTCTGCCACTTCAACTCATTCAAGTGACTTCAATATGAAAACATAGTGGGTAAGACAGTATAAGGCAAATGAAATTTAGGGTCAAGTGGAAACAGCTTCACGGCTTGTCTTTTGGCTTATTAGCTGAGACATTGAACAAGCAACttttctgaaccttagtttcaatatatgttaaaaaaaaataagagaacctTTGTACGAATTACTGATAATACATGTGAAGCTCACAGCTGATAAGTAGGTATTCAAGAGGTAGTATCCATTAACTGTGATCATCTATGTTACCAATTAACCCCTAACCaatataagggaatattatgattCAAAAGAAGCTACTTCCTATGAGAAAAAATGGAATTAACAGGGGTGGGGAAAAGAGTCTCCTTGGGGCACTCAAGGTGAGGCACATGCAGGCAGACAAAGATTACACAAAGGGAGTATTTCTGATTTGAACATTGCTCAAggtgaaattttattgtttaagcAAGCTTTATCAAaacaatttacttctttttttccccaagctttatgaattaaaagaatttatgggctttcctggtggcgcagtggttgagagtccgcctgccgatgcaggggacacgggttcgcgccccggtctgggaagatcccacatgccgcggagcggctgtgcccgtgagccatggccgctgagcctgtgcatccggagcctgtgctccacaacgggagaggccacaacagtgagaggcccgcgtaccgcaaaaaaaaaaaaaaagaggcaatgagtgaaaagaattaaaggtaatttatacaatgaatatttttcttgCACTTTGTCtcatgccttttaaaaaacttttctttttaccttttgctttttttttttttttttgcggtaagcgggcctctcaccgctgtgacctctcccattgcggaacacaggcagccgctccgctgcatgtgggattttcgcggaccggggcatgaacccgtgtcccctgcatcggcaggcggactctcaaccactgcgccaccagagaagcccttgctttttctttttaagttagtGTTTCCCATTCTGAAAGTACTGTGACTAAGTAGAGGCCacagtgaaatataaaaaaacatggaaagaaTAACAAGTAATAGATGTACTTTCTACTCTAGTTTTAAAACTATTGACATATTTTTCATCACTTctaagataaatgaaaaacagattttaaaagtgtCCCCGAAGAATGAGATTTTTAGTAGTCTAAGCCACTTGGTAGAGCACTACAATAACCACAGTGGTAAGATCcaaactttttattatatatcccctcatttaaaaagcaagcatgggacttccctggtggcacaatggttaagaatccacctgccaaagcaggggacacaggttcgagccccggtccgggaaaatcccacatgctgtggagcaacaaagcccgtgcgccacaactactgagcccatgtgccacaactactgaagcccagacacctagagcccatgttctgcaacgagaagccactgcagtgagaagcccgcacacctcaacgaagagtaacccACGCTcagagcaactagagaaagcccatatgcagcaccaaagacccaatgcagccaaaaattttaaattaattaatttttttaaagtaagcatgtttcatatatgtatatgtattatacatgtataaattttatatacatcctATGATgctgatataatttatatactaatATTAtactaatataaaatttatacatgTCCTATTTACTGATATCATACTGATgtaatagaaattttttaaatgctgagatttaaaatatagaaaaagaagctctaatttttcatttagttcaaaagaTTTTCCTATACTCCCTGGGATGAACTAGACTGGATTACAAAATTAGACGTTTCAAGGTTTTCtttgcatctttaaaaaaagttagaaTAAATAGAAGGCTTGGGTCATTGAAGTTTAATTTATCATCTGAAAGTAATTCAGGTTTAATCTAGCAAGTTACTGTATGCATGTTTGAATCACTATATTTACGCTATTATGATGAAGTGTTTCCTTGTCTGAATAGCAATTATGGAAACAGAAAGCATTTGTTTATTACCTGATAAATTGGGCCCTAAATTCtttatttagtaaaataataaCTCAAAGAAACGTTTTATCTGGTGTGTATTACTAGCCAGTCATAATTCGTTATTAATAAGAATCATAAATAAGTAAGCTTTACACAGGTATGGTAGATTGTTGTCATATCCACTAGACTATACGCTTCTTAAACTGTGCATCTTATAACCCTTTCTTTCCCCAATGCACATAGCATCttatatatagtaggtgctcatgaAAATGTCTGcattattatttctcttcatcATACTTGCTCATGCCCTTGGGCAACTAACCCTGTCTGTTTTACAACAGGTTTGATGAGTCTGCTGCCTGATGCTTCTGTCAGTAGCATGACAACGTCCACACACTGACTTTTGACAGTTGCTAAAAGAAACCTGCAAATGAACCACATTCAAACAAagcttttaataataaataaataagaacttgGCTTTATTCAAGTGTTGATATCACCTTAACAATTTTTCTCCTCACCACactcttatttctctctcttccctaacTCACCGACAATTTAGTAACCACAGACTGATTGTAATATAAGGGGTTGAAATGAAGGGGAGAGAGTAGAGAGAAAGCTGCTTTAAAAATGGAGgactgaggcttccctggtggcgcagtggttgagagtccgcctgccgatgcaggggatacaggttcgtgccgcggtccgggaagatctcacatgtcgtggagctgctgggcccgtgagccatggccgctgagcctgcgcgtccggggcctgtgctccgcaacgggagaggccacaagaatgagtggggcctgtgctccgcaacgggagaggccacaagaatgagtggggcctgtgctccgcaacgggagaggccacaagaatgagtggcccgcgtaccgaaaaaaacaaacaaaaaaaatggaggactgcctcagaatatttattttcccgaggaaaaaaaaaatccccagaaaGCTTTCCACCCAAGAAACATCTGAACTTACAAATTAGATCTATTATTTAGTTTGTGCCTAGACATGATCtatgggttttggggttttttttttttttttttggtttgttttggcggggtggggggagctgtCAGTATAATTTATCTCTAAGGTTGTCTCCAATTCTAAGCCTGATTCAAAATTGGAGAAAAACAGTGGAGCAAACACCAAAATTCTGGAGTCCCTCACCCTGtccacctaaaaaaaaaaaaaaaaaaaaatccccgcTCTCTTTTTCACTCTCCATTTTTGGGATGACCTAGTTCTTCTGCAAGGAGAAAAAGTGGCCACTGGGGTGTGCCAGTGTGAGCAAAGGTACTACTCTTGATTTAAGATAAAGCAATGCCCGACCCAGCTGGTCTCCAATCATTTCATAACTTCTGGCGGACTCTGAATCTCGGTCCCCGGCCCGGAGCAAACAAGCCGCGGCAAGCCGACTGTCCAGGCAGAGAGATTGACAAAGAGGACCAGGCCCGGCGGCAATACTTCCCAAGCAGGGAAACACAGGGGCGCGCCGGCCTGCAGTCTCCGGTTTATTCTCTGTGACTGGGACACAGCTGGCTTTGAATAAGGACATTAAGTATACAGCACCATAGTTCGGTCTCAGGCCCAGCCTCTGGTCGGTGGCACTCGGCCATTCGTCTCCGCCAGCCAGGCCCTCGCCCTGGTTCCTCGATAAAAGGGATGCCCACCAGCTCGCAGTCACACCTGTTGGGTGTTTCTCCACTCGGAGCCTCCGCCCCAGCAAACGCCTCCGGCCCGGGCGGGGAGCGGGTGCGGAGCGTGGTACGCGGTCGGAGAGGCAGGGCCGGGCCTTCCCCAGCGGACCCCCGCGGGACTCAGCGCGGATGGCTGGGGCGTGGAGGGGGGACTGCGAAGGCGGGAGAGGTCGACACGGGCTGAGAGGGGCATGGGGAGGGCCGGGGGAAGGGGCGTCGCTGCTCGCGTTACGCTTCTAGAGCCTGCAGCAGAGGCGGCGGGGCTGCGCCGCGGAGGAGATGGGGTTTGCACCAGCCTCTGCATTTCTCCCCTCGGCCCCGGCGCCACTGCACCTCGCCGGGCCTCGGCGCCCGATAGGCCGCGCAGGGTGAGCGCGGGCGCTGGCCGGCGGCACCTCGCCCGGGACTGGAGGCGAGGGCGCGGCGGGGCCGCGGCGGGGGGACTCCGCGAGCCGGGCGGCCCGCGCATCCCCCAATCGCAGCAGCTCCGGCCGCCGCCCGGCTGCGGCCGGGACGGAGCTCCCCGCGCGCCCCCCGGGGGCCGGCAGCGTCCGGGAGGCGGCGCGGGGCTCGGCCTCTCGGCCCCGCAGCTCCGCGCAcccggcagcggcggcggcagcggtgGCGCGGGCTCGGGCGCCCCGGCAGCCTCTGAGTCGATGGCCGGCAGGGACGCGGACGACGAGGGTCCCACGCGGAGGGGCGGCGCGGCGAGGCTTTCGGGGGCCCCCGGCGGGCGGGGAGGCGAGGCAGCCGTCAGCCGCCCAGAGCTGCTGTCCACTGCTGAAGCGCCGGCCGAGGGCGCCGCGCTGCCCGCCTGGATGCGCCTCTACTTCTACGGGATGCACGGGATCACCCTGGACGTGCTCCTGTCTGCGGCGCGGCGCTTCGTTCGCAGCCCCGACCTCCGGATGCTGGGCTTCTCCTCGCCCTACCACTGCCTCCTGCACTCGCTCACCCACTTTGCCCTGGAGAAGGTCTACCTGCAGCAGCGGCGCTGCCCCAGCGCCTTCGTCTTCAATTTCCTCCTCTACCCCTCGGCCCACGTGGGGCTGCAGACCCTGGCGGGCGCGTTGCTCAGCCAGGGCGGCGGGCCGGGGGGCGCAGCGGCGCCGGGGGCGCTGGACCTGGCGCTGCAGTACGTGCTGGCGCTCTACCACTGCCAAGTGTTCCTGAAGCGCTTCCTGCACTTACGGTACCAGccgcggcagcagcagcagcaacagctgCTGCGGGGCGCGCCCCCCGCCCCTGCAGGCGCCCGGGTCCCTGCGGCAGCCGGCGGCCGGCGGCGGAGACCTCGCGGCCCCAGGGGCGCCGGGGGAGCCCCCAGCCAGGGGCTGCCGGACCTGCTCCGCTTTCTTTTCTTCGGAATGCACGGCTTTTTGGATGAGattttcttcacattcttcttTAACCTGCTGGGGCAGGGGGACGGGACAAGCAGCGGCCACACGTCTCTCTGGTCCTTCTTTATGTACGGCAGCTGCAGTTTCGTGGTGGAAAAGCTCTACTTCCACCTCCACTACAGTCGAGGCTGGGGCACCTGGAAGCGAGTGCCCTTCTACGTGATCTTCATCTACGCGTGGGAGTTGTCCTGGGGTCTGGGACTCCGCACTTGGGGTGCTTGTTCCTGGGACTATTCTCACTATCCGCTCAATTTCATGGGCCTTATCACCCTGATGTATTTACCTGGTTGGATATTCCTTAGTGTGTACCAGGACCTACTTTCCAACGTGTTGTGGCAGGTGCAGTACGTACCAACTaactaagacaaaaaaaaaaaaaaaaaaaaacagtcactGGATTTCCATGAAtgaatgtgatttatttttacaCACTTAAAACGTGgtgaggtttttttggttttgtttttgtttcttagccttttaatttttatacattttactaAACTTTTTCAACCTGTTTTATTCgatattttagtttttctatttGGAATTTCTGCATAATACTACAATACTTTGAAATATTGCTGGAAACATAACTCAAAGTACTTAACTCgtcaatattttaaaaccctCACTAGCCCAAACAGCAAAACCATCATACCTTAACATCGAAAAGCTGTAGTATTCACTTATTTGGGTGGGGGGATAgccactgatttttctttttttttttttaagtgaggaagTTCTTCAACTCAGAGACCAGTGATTTTTACAAGATTTGGTGAAATTTTCTGATTTAATgatttgtttactttctttttaatccaaTGTCATTTTAATTCCTTGCCATATTTACCAATGACTGCTGAAAACCAGTCTTGTACTCCTGAGACTACAGTTAATAGCTCTTAAAGTGCCTCTGTCTAGCACACAAATGAAAAGAGACTGACAAATTTGAAAACACATGCTATGGATCAATTTTTAGACAAGAAATCTTTTCTAGCAACTCAGGTAACACTGTGTTAAGATATTTGATCTCCATCCTGGGAATGATTGCTTTCCTATGTGGGTTAGCCTTAAACGCCAAGTGTGTTAACTTTAATCAGATCCTGTGTCATCTTTGGCTGTAAATTTTTGTCCCCGTGCAATAATGTAAAATGTTTACTTTACGTGTACAAGGGCCAAGCAAAATTATACCACCCTCAGTAGTGTTCTAACCATAAGGACTCTTTCCTACATGGGGCTTCAAGAGTGAAACAGTTCCATGGAATAAAATGAACCGGAATATTCACCTTAATTACATTAGCCCTAATTGTTTTTGGAGAATACAGATATGTGTTTTCAGCCTATTTCTGCCATGGCTCAGTtgtaaacatttttctgtttcctttggggCCCATACAGATTTCTTGGGCCAAGTCCGATGTAGTAATGTGCATTATAAGTCAATGATAGATTTTTGGTGACTCATTATTAATGTCTGGAAGCTTGGAAGAATGGAAGTTAAAAGAGATGATGTAAACCATTTTAAGAAATCATATCTAATCAATTAATAatgtactttaaatttatttgctgtgttttcattatatttagaAAAGTCAAGTAGAACTGAGTATGGCTCATCCAAGGATGACTAATACCTTCTCAGTTTTCGTTACAAAGAAAATTAGGAGAACTTATGGTGTGCATAAATGAACATATATTCCTATTCAAATTATTAGTTTGCCTATGCTATAAAAAGGgacttctttctgttttcaaaaacatGTTTGCTATGACAGTAAAAATGAACATGCATTTAGATTTAAGTCAGGCATAGCTCTAAGaatgttatattattttaatctatAGTCCGAGGTCGTGAGGTAAACTATAAGTAATGCTataggataaaccccacctgtGAAATAAATCCTGTCACACTGATAGTGTTAGCCAGTCAAAGGCTGAGTAGAAAGCTAAAGTAAGCTAAATGTTTGCAGAGAGTAAAAGTATCACTTTGTGAAAAAGGTTTCTGAAAACCTGGGGAGAGAAAAAGTATAAGTATAGACACTAAAGTTAGATGCTGGACCAAATATTTGTGATTCAAATGTGTCACATGTGCATGAATCAGAGTTGAGCGCGGCACCTCTCCACACCACACGTTCCTGTGAAGCCTTAAGCAAATCCGTGGCTTCTGGAATACTTGCTAAATGTACGTATTCACAGTGCTGTCATTCACATGCTCCTCCTCAACCCTGCTTAATCTGCTTACCAGCATTCTTGGGGTCAGAAATCCATCAGGAAGTAGGAAAGCCtgctattttgtttgttttgcttttcctgttAATCCTATTTAAAGGAAAGGTCaagatttttcattcattcagttcattCAAGAAATGGTTATTGTGAACCTGCTGTTTGTCAGGCACTTGCCTGGACCCTGTGGAGACAGCAGTGACCCAACATAGACAAAATCTCTGTCCTGatagagctcacagtctagtgttTTGATTTATATGTGATTATACTTATTTGCAAGGCTACTGTTTCAGTAATAGGCAACGAGAAAGGCAGATGTTGTAAGGGCTCTCATCCAGCCTCTCCTTCAATCCATCCTCTCTAAAACAAAAGCCCATTAACAGTCCCCCTGCTAGTTCTACAAAGAGCTCCTTCATCTGTTTTCAGGAAGTGATTATCCTGTCTATTAACTCAGCACCTTGCTTTAGGGCTTCTCATTCTGTGTTTACTCAACCTCTTAAAAGTAACATTTTGCTGCAACTTTGAACGTTTAAAGAAAAAGCAGGGAAAGGAAAGAACCATCAGGTCAATCAACTTTGTTACTCATTAGTAGTTCAGATATAGAAATGATAAGgcaataaaataatagttaataGTTAAGTAGTGCTTACCACCTGCCAAGAACTGTTCTATTATCGTATATGTATGATTGTAAGTGAATATATGTACATAGCCATGTATATcctaaatgaatatattatttatatatctatctcaagtatatatgtatttaattttaagtaatgtATATCTTATGgttcatatatgatatatattaaagatacatacatatcatatatgatatgtatatacCTTAAGTGTATCTatatgtacacaaacacacacacatatttacttAAAGCTCTAACAACTTTCCTTTTACATGAGgacaaagaaactgaagcccaaagaggttaagtaactatcCAAGTCATACAGCTATTTATCAATAGATAGAATCCAAGTACACTGGGCTCCAGTGTCTTCTTAACAGCATGGCTGTCATGTCTCTATCTACTGACCACAGTGATTTTGAATCTTCTGTGGATTTCACCTTACAATCTGTATTTCTCTTCTCTTGCGCTATGACAAAAGCAAGGGCAGCTGTATAAAAGCTAGACACTAGTAGCAAAGACTCTCTTTCATGTTGCCTCTTTATTCCATGGAAAATAACAAGGGCACTAATACCAGGTTGCATAACTGACAATCAGCTTAGTTCTAATCCCCAGGTGGGTGATAGTCTATATTCAAGCGGTGCTCTGAAATAGAGTTCTTCATTTGAAGTCAGATGATCTTGAGTATAAGAATAATATATTGAAATGCAAGATTCCTCATATCACAAGCtaggaaaatacatataattattgCTATGCATTTAATATAGCACTCAGAATTGGCTTCACTGTAAGAGCTAAACAGcccaaaaattaaaatgaaaattttgcagATATTTGTTGAGTTCAATTAAACACCTCAGAGTCTAAGAAAGTTCTTAacagaaaaatatgagaaaaaaagtaataaatatggtTTTCACTCCATGTTTAACTTACACAGTGCTGAAATTTCTTACTAGAagtgctttaaattttaaatcaattcTATTTGGGCTTTCAATCTAAAGAGAAATGTTAAGTTTTTCATGTAATCAATGAATATAGACATTCCTATGCTATACAAGGACTCCAACAAGGTTGATAATCCTTTCAATATTTCATACATTTCACTGTActtaactttaatattttattataaatatttgacattttgtGTCAAACACAGCTTAGAAAAATATGACATTCTTTGTTGTTTAAGAAACATCTAATTGGTTAATCCtatccctttaaaaaataataatttctactgTTTTGAAATAGTCTCTGTTGGCATGATAGACCTGGTTCTATTCAAGGATGGTGAGGAAGAATTTTG
Encoded proteins:
- the TMEM229A gene encoding transmembrane protein 229A; the protein is MAGRDADDEGPTRRGGAARLSGAPGGRGGEAAVSRPELLSTAEAPAEGAALPAWMRLYFYGMHGITLDVLLSAARRFVRSPDLRMLGFSSPYHCLLHSLTHFALEKVYLQQRRCPSAFVFNFLLYPSAHVGLQTLAGALLSQGGGPGGAAAPGALDLALQYVLALYHCQVFLKRFLHLRYQPRQQQQQQLLRGAPPAPAGARVPAAAGGRRRRPRGPRGAGGAPSQGLPDLLRFLFFGMHGFLDEIFFTFFFNLLGQGDGTSSGHTSLWSFFMYGSCSFVVEKLYFHLHYSRGWGTWKRVPFYVIFIYAWELSWGLGLRTWGACSWDYSHYPLNFMGLITLMYLPGWIFLSVYQDLLSNVLWQVQYVPTN